ATCTTTAAAATTATATGGTGATTCAAAAATCAAGCCTTCATTATATTCCAAATTATTTTCTTTTAACGCTTCTTTATAGCCAGTAAGACGGTTTTGACCATTAATAGCATCAATTAATGCTCCACTGATAAAGGCAATTCTCTCATGATTATTTTTAGCTAAAAGAGAGACTGCTTCTTTTGCTGCTTCTTTGTAATCAATATTTACGCTACCAACTTGTTCATCTGGATCGATCGAGCCAGCCAAAACTACGGATGTTTTTGAACGAGAAAATTCTGCACGAACTTCGTCTGTAATACGATGTCCCATAAAGATAATCCCATCTACTTGTTTAGCTAGTAGATTATTTAACACTTGTACTTCTTTTGCACTATCACCGTCTGAATTGGCCAATATAATATTATATTTATACATTGTTGCCACATCATCAATTCCACGTGCTAATGAAGAAAAGAACATATTACTAACATCTGGAATGATAACACCAATTGTTGTGGTCTTCTTACTAGCTAAGCC
This region of Tetragenococcus osmophilus genomic DNA includes:
- the ccpA gene encoding catabolite control protein A; the encoded protein is MEKQTITIYDVAREANVSMATVSRVVNGNPNVKPATRKKVLEVIDDLDYRPNAVARGLASKKTTTIGVIIPDVSNMFFSSLARGIDDVATMYKYNIILANSDGDSAKEVQVLNNLLAKQVDGIIFMGHRITDEVRAEFSRSKTSVVLAGSIDPDEQVGSVNIDYKEAAKEAVSLLAKNNHERIAFISGALIDAINGQNRLTGYKEALKENNLEYNEGLIFESPYNFKDGLALVDRVLNSGATAAYVTDDELAIGILDGLYDQGISVPDDFEIITSNNSLLTDVARPRLSSIAQPLYDIGAVAMRLLTKLMNREEIEQKTIVLPSTIMEKGSTK